The proteins below are encoded in one region of Geobacter sp.:
- the atpB gene encoding F0F1 ATP synthase subunit A, producing the protein MVHPLLFLQFFRELLAPLHISSASADAIAYTWLIMILLLIVSKLATSSLKSVPSGLQNFMEVVIGGIENMLVETMGEHGKPFFPLVATLAIFILVSNLIGLVPGFFPPTANINTTAACAVIVFLMTHIVGIKHHGVGYIKHFMGPIIWLAPMMFFIEVIGHLSRVVSLTLRLFGNMNGHELVLMIFFGLAPFLVPMPMMLMGVLVSFIQAFVFMLLAMIYIQGSLEHAH; encoded by the coding sequence ATGGTTCACCCGTTACTCTTTCTCCAGTTCTTCCGCGAGCTTCTTGCCCCGCTCCACATCTCAAGTGCTTCAGCTGATGCCATTGCCTATACCTGGCTGATCATGATCCTGCTGCTGATAGTGTCGAAGCTTGCCACGAGCAGCCTGAAGTCGGTTCCATCTGGCCTGCAGAACTTCATGGAAGTGGTCATCGGCGGCATCGAGAACATGCTGGTCGAGACCATGGGAGAGCACGGCAAGCCGTTCTTTCCGCTGGTTGCAACCCTGGCGATCTTCATCCTGGTCTCGAACCTCATCGGCCTGGTCCCCGGCTTCTTCCCGCCGACCGCAAACATCAACACCACCGCGGCATGTGCGGTCATCGTCTTTCTCATGACCCATATCGTCGGAATCAAGCACCATGGCGTAGGCTATATCAAACATTTCATGGGCCCCATCATCTGGCTGGCGCCGATGATGTTCTTCATCGAGGTGATCGGCCACCTGTCACGCGTGGTCTCCCTGACCCTCCGTCTCTTCGGCAACATGAACGGCCACGAACTGGTCCTGATGATTTTCTTCGGCCTCGCACCGTTCCTGGTACCGATGCCGATGATGCTGATGGGCGTGCTGGTCTCCTTCATCCAGGCGTTCGTCTTCATGCTGCTGGCAATGATCTATATCCAGGGCTCACTTGAGCACGCCCACTAA
- a CDS encoding leucyl aminopeptidase: MHVKIVAADPLTIPTPALVVGCFEDGPEGQLLSRLDKALAGVISTLYREKEFTGKRLKVKLLHTLERIPAQRIVLVGLGKRKELDGERLRQAAGAVAQVLRGAGVASSVSVLHCAAESADMAIREVVEGSLLGGYAFLHYRTAPKEQVDPEELTLVVAKKSEVKQAERVCREVEAVCAAACHARDMVGHPGNVATPAFLAEQASTMAARYGIRCTVLDREGIEREGMGGLLAVGAGSAQSPRFIVLEYRGGPKNMRPVALVGKGVTFDSGGISLKPREGMERMKDDMAGAAAVIATLQAAAALALPVNVVGLVPAAENMPDGRAYKPGDIVKTMAGKTIEINNTDAEGRMILCDALHYASRFRPAAIIDLATLTGACLVALGTVATGLLGTDDGLKRALKKAGERTGERLWELPLWDEYGEAMKSDVADMKNAGGPHAGTITAAWFLKQFVGKARWAHLDIAGTAWEEKGRHYLPKGATGVGVRLLVEYLRGLG; this comes from the coding sequence ATGCATGTGAAGATAGTCGCTGCCGATCCGTTAACGATACCGACGCCGGCCCTGGTCGTGGGGTGCTTCGAGGATGGTCCCGAGGGGCAGCTCTTGTCCCGCCTGGACAAGGCGCTGGCTGGGGTCATATCGACGCTGTACCGGGAGAAGGAGTTTACGGGGAAACGGCTGAAGGTCAAACTGCTGCACACTTTGGAGCGCATTCCTGCGCAACGCATCGTCCTGGTCGGTCTCGGCAAGCGGAAGGAACTCGATGGAGAGCGGCTCAGGCAGGCAGCGGGCGCTGTTGCCCAAGTCTTGCGGGGGGCAGGCGTGGCATCGTCGGTTTCAGTGCTGCATTGCGCTGCCGAATCAGCCGACATGGCCATTCGGGAGGTTGTGGAAGGGAGCCTGCTGGGGGGGTATGCCTTCCTGCACTACCGGACAGCGCCGAAGGAGCAGGTCGACCCGGAAGAGCTCACCCTTGTCGTGGCAAAGAAGAGCGAGGTGAAGCAGGCTGAACGTGTCTGCAGGGAGGTGGAGGCGGTCTGTGCTGCTGCCTGCCATGCGCGGGACATGGTGGGGCATCCGGGCAATGTGGCAACACCGGCGTTTCTTGCTGAGCAGGCCTCGACCATGGCTGCGCGCTACGGGATTCGCTGTACGGTCCTTGACCGGGAAGGGATCGAACGGGAGGGGATGGGGGGGCTGCTGGCTGTCGGGGCAGGATCGGCGCAGTCGCCCCGGTTCATTGTCCTTGAGTACCGGGGTGGTCCGAAAAACATGAGACCAGTGGCTTTGGTCGGGAAAGGGGTCACCTTCGATTCCGGCGGGATCTCTCTGAAGCCGCGCGAAGGGATGGAGCGGATGAAGGACGACATGGCCGGTGCCGCTGCCGTGATTGCCACCCTGCAGGCAGCTGCCGCCCTGGCGCTGCCGGTCAATGTCGTCGGTCTGGTACCGGCTGCGGAAAATATGCCCGATGGCCGTGCCTACAAGCCGGGGGATATCGTCAAGACCATGGCTGGTAAGACCATAGAGATCAACAATACCGATGCCGAGGGGAGGATGATCCTGTGCGATGCCCTCCACTATGCCTCCAGGTTCAGGCCTGCCGCCATCATCGACCTGGCAACGCTTACCGGTGCGTGTCTGGTTGCCCTGGGCACGGTGGCGACCGGGCTCCTGGGCACGGACGACGGGCTGAAGCGGGCGCTGAAGAAGGCCGGAGAGCGCACCGGCGAACGCCTGTGGGAACTGCCACTCTGGGATGAGTATGGCGAGGCCATGAAAAGTGACGTTGCTGACATGAAAAACGCAGGCGGGCCTCATGCCGGTACCATCACGGCGGCATGGTTTCTCAAGCAGTTCGTGGGAAAGGCCAGATGGGCGCATCTCGATATTGCCGGCACGGCCTGGGAGGAGAAGGGACGGCACTATCTCCCCAAAGGGGCGACCGGCGTCGGTGTGCGGCTGCTGGTGGAGTACCTGCGGGGGCTTGGCTAG
- the atpE gene encoding ATP synthase F0 subunit C — translation MSFFTMCVLAAGIGMALGTVGTGIGQGMAVSRAVEGVSRNPGASGKILTTMMIGLAMIESLAIYALVVCLIILYANPYKEIATKLAETAAAVVK, via the coding sequence ATGAGCTTTTTCACCATGTGCGTTCTGGCCGCCGGCATCGGTATGGCACTCGGAACAGTAGGAACCGGCATCGGCCAGGGTATGGCCGTCAGCCGCGCAGTAGAAGGCGTTTCCCGCAACCCCGGCGCTTCCGGCAAGATCCTCACCACCATGATGATCGGTCTCGCCATGATCGAGTCCCTCGCCATCTACGCCCTGGTTGTCTGTCTGATCATCCTCTACGCAAACCCCTACAAGGAAATCGCAACCAAGCTGGCAGAGACCGCAGCCGCTGTTGTGAAGTAA